A window of Helicobacter anatolicus contains these coding sequences:
- a CDS encoding adenosylmethionine--8-amino-7-oxononanoate transaminase: MQNLAQEDLKYIWHPCTQMQDHESIPLIPIKRGEGVYLYDFENRSYIDGISSWWVNIFGHCNPYISQKLKDQVENLEHVLLAGFTHKPVIELSKRLCELLPNPLNKCFYADNGSSAIEVALKMSFHKAQIEGKRKTKFLSLRNAYHGETLGALSVGNVDLYKKIYAPLLLDCIEVDVPNGDEYEKEIIAFKEVVTRNHQNICAFILEPLVQCAGNMNMYSKKFVKEAVEFARSYDIEIIFDEIAVGFGRTGSLFALEQCEVIPDYLCLSKGITGGFLPLAVVVTTDEIYQSFYAPYKQIHKAFLHSHSYTGNPLACACANAVLDIFEKENVVEKNKELSLYIQGRLNKLSDFKNVENIRHCGMIFAFDLRVKKYRVGLSFFQEVLKEGVLLRPLGNTIYFMPPYVITRDQVDKVFDSVEKILIRKYFND; the protein is encoded by the coding sequence ATGCAAAATTTAGCACAAGAAGATTTGAAGTATATTTGGCATCCTTGTACGCAAATGCAAGATCATGAGAGTATTCCATTGATTCCGATAAAACGGGGTGAGGGGGTGTATTTGTATGATTTTGAAAATAGATCTTATATTGATGGAATTAGTAGTTGGTGGGTAAATATTTTTGGACATTGTAATCCATATATTTCCCAAAAATTAAAAGATCAAGTAGAGAACTTGGAACATGTTTTATTGGCAGGGTTTACGCATAAGCCTGTTATTGAACTTTCAAAAAGGCTTTGTGAGTTATTGCCAAATCCTTTAAATAAATGTTTTTATGCAGATAATGGTTCTTCTGCAATTGAAGTAGCATTAAAAATGAGTTTTCATAAAGCTCAAATTGAAGGTAAAAGAAAAACAAAATTTCTTTCTTTGCGTAATGCATATCATGGGGAAACTTTGGGAGCATTAAGTGTGGGGAATGTAGATCTTTATAAAAAAATTTACGCGCCATTATTGCTTGATTGCATTGAGGTAGATGTACCAAATGGAGATGAATATGAAAAAGAGATTATTGCATTTAAAGAGGTTGTTACAAGGAATCATCAAAATATTTGTGCATTTATTTTAGAGCCATTAGTGCAATGTGCGGGTAATATGAATATGTATAGCAAAAAGTTTGTTAAAGAGGCAGTAGAGTTTGCAAGGAGCTATGATATTGAGATTATTTTTGATGAAATTGCAGTGGGGTTTGGTAGAACGGGGAGTTTGTTTGCATTAGAACAATGTGAAGTAATACCAGATTATCTTTGCCTATCAAAGGGGATTACAGGAGGTTTCTTGCCCTTAGCGGTAGTGGTAACAACAGATGAAATTTATCAAAGTTTTTATGCGCCTTATAAACAGATTCATAAAGCTTTTTTACATTCTCATAGTTATACAGGAAACCCTTTGGCTTGTGCCTGTGCAAATGCTGTGCTAGATATTTTTGAAAAAGAAAATGTGGTAGAGAAAAATAAGGAACTTTCTTTGTATATACAAGGAAGATTAAATAAACTAAGTGATTTTAAAAATGTAGAGAATATTCGACATTGCGGGATGATATTTGCCTTTGATTTGAGAGTAAAAAAGTATAGAGTAGGTTTAAGTTTTTTTCAAGAAGTATTAAAAGAAGGAGTTTTATTAAGGCCATTGGGGAATACTATTTATTTTATGCCTCCTTATGTGATTACAAGAGATCAGGTAGATAAAGTTTTTGATAGTGTGGAAAAAATACTTATAAGAAAGTATTTTAATGACTAG
- the acpS gene encoding holo-ACP synthase, whose amino-acid sequence MIKIGIDIVTITRIQKIYNKHSQKFLERFLSQEEILLTHNNIQTIAGFWAAKEACSKAIGTGIGAELGFLDMHISKNHKNAPIIHLQKDKKLALGFQDFSLSITHDGNFAIAVVIAK is encoded by the coding sequence ATGATAAAAATAGGGATTGATATTGTTACTATTACAAGAATCCAAAAAATATACAATAAACATTCACAAAAATTTCTGGAGCGTTTCTTATCACAGGAAGAAATCCTTCTTACCCACAACAATATCCAAACCATTGCTGGTTTTTGGGCTGCAAAAGAAGCATGTTCCAAAGCCATTGGAACTGGCATAGGTGCAGAATTGGGATTTTTGGATATGCATATTAGTAAAAACCATAAAAATGCTCCCATAATCCATCTTCAAAAAGATAAAAAATTAGCTCTTGGTTTTCAAGATTTTTCACTAAGTATTACGCATGATGGAAATTTTGCAATCGCTGTAGTCATTGCAAAATAA
- a CDS encoding NifS family cysteine desulfurase: MQKRIYLDNNATTMLDPSVKSLMDPFFCEHYGNPNSLHKFGTEIHPALHDAFNKLYEGINAADSDDIIITSCATESNNWVLKGVYFDLIATGKKNHIITTDVEHPAIGATCRFLETLGVKVTYLSINKDGNISAEQVKNAITEDTALVSIMWANNETGLIFPIEEIGAICKEKGVLFHTDAVQAIGKIPVDVQKANVDFLSFSAHKFHGPKGIGALYIKKGKELTPLFHGGEHMRGRRSGTLNVPYIIGMGEAMRIANSYLDYENSTILKLRNYLEDELLKIPDVVVVGDRKHRVPNTTLISIRGIEGEAMLWDLNKAGIACSTGSACASEDLEANPVMVAIGADKELAHTAVRISLSRFNTQEEIDYTIEVFKKAVERLRKISSSYEGSL; this comes from the coding sequence ATGCAAAAACGCATTTATTTAGACAATAATGCCACAACAATGCTAGATCCTAGTGTTAAATCTCTCATGGATCCGTTTTTTTGTGAGCACTATGGGAACCCAAATTCCCTACATAAATTTGGAACAGAAATTCATCCTGCATTACATGATGCATTTAATAAACTCTATGAAGGAATCAACGCAGCAGATAGCGATGATATTATCATAACTTCTTGTGCTACAGAATCTAATAACTGGGTTCTGAAGGGTGTGTATTTCGATCTAATTGCTACAGGTAAAAAAAATCATATTATTACCACAGATGTAGAACACCCCGCAATTGGTGCAACTTGTAGATTCCTGGAAACTCTTGGGGTAAAAGTCACTTATCTAAGTATCAATAAGGATGGTAATATTTCTGCCGAACAAGTAAAAAATGCTATTACAGAAGATACGGCATTAGTTAGTATAATGTGGGCAAACAATGAAACAGGGCTTATTTTCCCTATTGAAGAAATTGGTGCAATATGTAAAGAAAAAGGTGTTCTTTTTCATACAGATGCGGTTCAGGCAATCGGAAAAATTCCCGTTGATGTACAAAAAGCAAATGTAGACTTTCTCTCATTTTCTGCACATAAATTTCATGGTCCAAAAGGTATTGGTGCACTTTACATCAAAAAAGGTAAAGAACTTACTCCCCTATTTCATGGCGGAGAACATATGAGAGGTAGAAGAAGTGGTACTTTAAATGTTCCCTATATCATAGGAATGGGTGAGGCTATGCGAATAGCAAACTCTTATCTAGATTATGAAAATTCCACGATTTTAAAATTAAGAAATTATTTAGAAGACGAATTATTAAAAATTCCTGATGTTGTTGTTGTTGGTGATAGAAAACATAGAGTGCCAAACACTACATTAATTAGTATTAGAGGAATTGAGGGTGAAGCTATGCTCTGGGATTTAAATAAGGCTGGCATTGCTTGCTCAACAGGTAGCGCTTGTGCAAGTGAAGATTTGGAAGCTAATCCTGTTATGGTTGCTATAGGTGCTGATAAAGAATTAGCGCATACCGCAGTAAGAATCTCTTTATCACGCTTTAACACACAAGAAGAAATTGACTATACAATAGAAGTATTTAAAAAGGCTGTTGAAAGATTAAGAAAAATTTCTAGTTCTTATGAAGGGAGTTTATAA
- the fliL gene encoding flagellar basal body-associated protein FliL, with amino-acid sequence MAEEEVSQEKGKSKVLLFAIIGVLVFLILITVLVVVLLVGGDKKGEGDAEEKMLQAKQTTPSPSPKDTSLLNIGPLYPMPKPIVVNLITQSGRRYLKVSVTFELSNSKMQQEVDQKITIIQDIVIDILSSKSIEEVVSPKGKEKIKDEILQRVNPIFLDGPMKNIFFTDFVVQ; translated from the coding sequence ATGGCTGAAGAAGAAGTAAGTCAAGAAAAGGGTAAAAGCAAAGTTTTGCTTTTTGCAATTATAGGGGTTCTTGTTTTTCTCATTTTAATCACTGTGCTTGTAGTTGTTTTATTGGTAGGTGGAGATAAAAAAGGAGAAGGAGATGCTGAAGAAAAAATGCTACAAGCAAAACAAACCACACCTTCTCCGAGTCCAAAAGACACTAGTCTTCTTAATATAGGACCACTCTACCCTATGCCTAAACCTATTGTTGTTAATCTTATCACACAGAGTGGTAGACGCTACCTCAAGGTCTCTGTTACTTTCGAGCTAAGTAATTCAAAAATGCAACAAGAAGTAGATCAAAAAATAACAATTATACAGGATATAGTGATTGATATTCTGTCTTCTAAGTCTATAGAAGAAGTTGTTAGCCCTAAAGGAAAGGAAAAAATAAAAGATGAAATTTTACAACGTGTCAATCCTATTTTCCTTGATGGCCCAATGAAGAATATCTTTTTTACAGATTTCGTAGTACAATGA
- a CDS encoding DUF2715 domain-containing protein → MLKKQLFFLCYFCSFLLADLKPLSPISPTFVQDYIKGGNKSGFLVGGGVGLPSTPIQSLEKKTFSHSSAYGIHALIGYQNFQSMLIPLPPNLFGARILFETYNTFHITQEGPISSHALLFSYDMLYDFFPRDRQTFGFIFGINMGAIKIQKYQNFSFGIGLKLGFSYLFDENHRLEATYILAQSGPLKGNQFYLYSPYTINITYTYRFTIPFDKIFPKQFTNSK, encoded by the coding sequence TTGCTAAAAAAACAATTGTTTTTTTTATGTTATTTTTGCAGCTTTTTGCTTGCAGATCTCAAACCTCTTTCACCTATAAGTCCTACATTTGTACAGGATTATATCAAAGGTGGCAATAAAAGTGGTTTTTTAGTTGGGGGTGGTGTAGGACTACCTAGCACCCCTATCCAATCTTTAGAAAAGAAAACTTTTTCCCATTCTAGTGCTTATGGAATCCATGCACTCATTGGTTATCAAAATTTTCAATCCATGCTAATTCCCCTACCTCCAAATCTATTTGGTGCTAGAATTCTTTTTGAAACCTACAACACCTTTCACATCACACAAGAAGGGCCAATAAGCTCTCATGCTCTACTTTTTAGCTATGATATGCTTTATGATTTTTTCCCCAGAGATCGTCAAACTTTTGGATTTATTTTTGGTATCAATATGGGAGCGATTAAAATCCAAAAATATCAAAACTTTTCTTTTGGGATTGGATTAAAATTAGGCTTTAGTTATCTTTTTGATGAAAATCATCGCTTAGAAGCTACTTATATTCTTGCTCAATCTGGCCCACTCAAAGGAAACCAATTCTATCTTTATAGTCCTTATACAATCAATATTACCTATACTTATCGCTTCACTATTCCTTTTGATAAAATTTTCCCTAAACAATTTACAAATTCCAAATAA
- a CDS encoding methyl-accepting chemotaxis protein, producing MNSIKAKLMAISFSMIAIILLVIGTISYRTTKSNALEQAIGEYINAVEFADISIVSSKQQIFSSMVHFLRGINDFSNSVFQDRSVITEKIGLMLKPFKDGGNYLSVFFAFNDGELILSNLDTDRAGKKYTTYGKIQDFDARQREWYQLALKNRKFITTPVYIDKVTKELCFTYAIPLYRDGKLLGVLGVDRRLRSLQEQFTSMPGHIVAIDRSKKPFVASSLQEISGHASVDYAKLYEKALMTKNLQPFTFQDKNDQANIVVCKTEEAGTPFTYTICSVENTAKVMNLIEEDSRIHVITAIILGAIGICLMYFIVTYYLKPVEIIQEGLNSFFAYVNHEKDEIARIQVDTKDEFGQMAALLNKNIEQSKAILEQDAKALRESANACKILERGNLSVRIKEVPKNPQLTELINLLNSTFATFERKIGKDLNEINRVFVSYRNLDFTTEIKNANGDVELVTNELGGEIRKMLATSEEFAKNLGRVSSDLSLAVRSLTQTSDLQADSLNKTTKSIYNITQTMEDVNKKTTQVIKQSEEIKSVIGIIRDIADQTNLLALNAAIEAARAGEHGRGFAVVADEVRKLAERTQKSLGEIEANTNILVQSINEVGTSINEQVESVSQINSTIDDLEKITQENVEIAKQSSDISNKIESIAEKILTDINKKKY from the coding sequence ATGAATAGCATAAAAGCAAAGTTAATGGCGATATCTTTTAGCATGATCGCAATTATACTTTTGGTAATCGGAACTATATCTTATAGGACAACAAAATCTAATGCTTTAGAGCAAGCTATTGGAGAGTATATTAATGCTGTGGAGTTTGCTGATATTTCTATTGTATCTTCAAAGCAACAAATTTTTTCTAGCATGGTACATTTTTTACGAGGAATTAATGATTTTTCTAATAGTGTTTTTCAAGATAGAAGTGTTATAACAGAAAAGATTGGTTTAATGCTTAAGCCATTTAAGGATGGTGGGAATTATTTGAGTGTATTTTTTGCATTTAATGATGGGGAGTTGATTTTAAGCAATCTTGATACAGATAGAGCAGGAAAAAAATACACAACTTACGGCAAGATACAGGACTTTGATGCAAGACAAAGAGAGTGGTATCAACTTGCTTTGAAAAATAGAAAATTTATCACAACTCCCGTATATATAGATAAAGTGACAAAAGAGCTTTGTTTTACTTATGCAATACCATTGTATAGAGATGGAAAACTATTAGGGGTTTTAGGTGTTGATAGACGATTGAGAAGTTTGCAAGAGCAATTTACAAGTATGCCAGGGCATATTGTGGCAATTGATAGGAGTAAGAAACCATTTGTAGCATCTTCTCTTCAAGAGATTTCTGGTCATGCGAGTGTGGATTATGCAAAATTATATGAAAAAGCATTGATGACAAAAAATTTACAACCCTTTACTTTTCAAGATAAGAATGATCAGGCAAATATTGTAGTGTGTAAAACTGAAGAAGCAGGCACACCTTTTACATATACAATTTGTAGTGTGGAAAATACCGCAAAGGTAATGAATTTAATTGAAGAAGATTCTAGAATACATGTAATTACGGCAATCATTTTGGGAGCAATTGGGATTTGTTTGATGTATTTTATTGTAACTTACTATTTAAAACCTGTTGAAATTATCCAAGAAGGTCTAAATAGTTTTTTTGCTTATGTTAATCATGAAAAAGATGAAATTGCAAGAATTCAAGTGGATACAAAAGATGAGTTTGGTCAAATGGCTGCATTGTTAAATAAAAATATCGAACAATCTAAAGCGATATTAGAACAGGATGCAAAAGCATTAAGAGAATCGGCAAATGCCTGTAAAATATTAGAAAGAGGTAATCTTAGTGTGAGAATTAAAGAGGTACCAAAAAATCCACAACTTACAGAATTGATTAATTTATTAAACTCGACTTTTGCGACATTTGAGAGAAAGATTGGGAAAGATCTTAATGAGATTAATAGGGTATTTGTTTCTTATAGAAATCTTGATTTTACAACTGAAATAAAAAATGCAAATGGTGATGTGGAATTGGTAACAAATGAATTAGGTGGTGAGATTAGAAAGATGTTGGCAACTTCTGAAGAGTTTGCAAAAAATCTAGGTCGTGTGTCTAGTGATCTTTCTTTGGCTGTAAGAAGCTTGACACAAACCTCTGATTTACAAGCAGATTCTTTAAATAAAACTACAAAGTCTATTTATAACATTACACAAACAATGGAAGATGTTAATAAAAAAACTACCCAAGTTATTAAACAATCTGAAGAAATTAAATCTGTTATTGGTATTATTAGAGATATTGCTGATCAAACCAATCTTCTTGCATTAAATGCAGCGATTGAAGCAGCAAGAGCAGGGGAACATGGTAGAGGATTTGCTGTTGTTGCTGATGAAGTAAGAAAACTTGCTGAAAGAACACAAAAAAGCTTGGGAGAAATTGAAGCAAATACCAATATTTTGGTGCAATCAATTAATGAAGTGGGTACTTCTATCAATGAGCAAGTAGAAAGTGTTTCACAAATCAATTCTACAATCGATGATTTGGAAAAAATCACTCAAGAAAATGTGGAAATTGCTAAACAATCTTCTGATATTAGTAATAAAATTGAAAGTATTGCTGAAAAGATTCTAACGGATATTAATAAGAAAAAATATTAA
- the rsmD gene encoding 16S rRNA (guanine(966)-N(2))-methyltransferase RsmD — protein sequence MNNKSTIRVIGGLLKGHSILMSKTQTTRSSKAILKESLFNTLNHDLSSHHFIEVFAGTGSIAIEALSRGAQSAICIEKNKQAFEILKQNAQNIKEKFPYFNMDIFFGDSFILLPQIVKNLIEKKLILFFDPPFPIRKNFQKIYEECFLLLKKIQTNQELIIIFEHFSDYKMPQMIEDFSIIKSKKFGKSSLSYYTNTIKE from the coding sequence ATGAACAATAAAAGTACCATACGAGTTATCGGCGGCTTATTAAAAGGCCATTCTATTTTGATGTCCAAAACACAAACCACAAGATCTAGTAAGGCTATTTTAAAAGAATCTCTTTTTAATACTTTAAATCATGACCTATCAAGTCATCATTTTATTGAAGTTTTTGCAGGCACAGGTTCTATTGCAATTGAAGCACTAAGCAGAGGTGCACAAAGTGCTATTTGTATCGAGAAAAACAAACAAGCTTTTGAAATACTTAAGCAAAATGCACAGAATATTAAAGAAAAATTTCCTTATTTTAATATGGATATTTTTTTTGGGGATAGTTTTATTCTGCTCCCACAAATTGTAAAAAATTTAATAGAAAAAAAATTAATTTTATTTTTCGATCCTCCCTTTCCTATTAGGAAAAATTTTCAAAAAATATATGAAGAATGCTTCTTGCTTCTAAAAAAGATACAAACAAACCAGGAATTAATAATAATCTTTGAACATTTTAGTGATTATAAAATGCCACAAATGATTGAAGATTTTAGTATAATAAAGTCAAAAAAATTTGGAAAAAGTAGTCTAAGCTACTACACCAACACCATTAAGGAGTAA
- a CDS encoding molybdopterin guanine dinucleotide-containing S/N-oxide reductase codes for MAFSRRTVLKATAGSALALQMQPLQAVGVFKKIEKIPHATHFGPFYAQVEDGILKGIESHKTDANPSIMIQGLIDRTYSNTRVKYPCIRKSYLEGKPNHKELRGKEEFVRVSWETALDLLAKKIKETPRENIYNGSYGGWGHVGRLHNSNIVAGRFFNTVLGGAVGTDGEYSNGAAGRVNPGVVGDMEVYSLQTTHEEMIANCKVYVMWGTDLFKCNRIDYVVPNHINDTYYPKYKKSGMKFISIDPIYTETAQMFDAEWIKIRPNTDVALMLGMMYHLYRTKKYDKGFITKYTHGFEKFLPYLLGKTDKTPKTPEWAEKITEVPAKKIKELAELFVSTRTFLAGNWAMQRAHHGEQADWALIALASMIGQIGLPGGGFGFSMHYAGGGQANSGYRTTPGLAQGRNRVKYTIPASRVSEAILNPGKEVDFKGKKITYPKIDMVYVCGASLIGHHPDTNELIKALRSVDTVVIHEPWWTPSAKMADIVLPSTTTLERDDISSGGSYSRNVIYAMKKVIEPYFESKDDFEIFRLLAQKIGGDQLAKRYSGGKTYLQWIQSFYEKSDGPSFKEFDQFWKDGYVEFDIPKDAYTYVRHSDFRKDPINNKLATESGKIQIFSEKFESYNLPDFKGHIIWFEPAEWLGSKDTKKFPFHLLSPHPRYRVHSQLDNTWIRDIYKIQGREPVMINTNDAKKLNIKHGEIVEVYNERGRILAGAYVTDNIRENVVAIQEGAWYDPENPTEENPRCNSGHVNVLTSSRPTSKMAQATSVNTTLVNIKKLENEVIKPYKSILPPSIIGA; via the coding sequence ATGGCATTTTCAAGAAGAACTGTCTTAAAAGCAACAGCAGGCAGTGCTCTAGCGCTGCAAATGCAACCTCTTCAGGCTGTTGGTGTATTTAAGAAAATTGAAAAAATACCACATGCAACGCATTTTGGACCTTTTTATGCTCAAGTTGAAGATGGGATTCTCAAAGGTATCGAGTCGCATAAAACAGATGCAAATCCTTCAATAATGATTCAAGGATTAATTGATAGAACTTATTCTAATACAAGAGTAAAATATCCTTGTATAAGAAAAAGTTATCTTGAAGGAAAACCAAACCATAAAGAGCTTCGCGGAAAAGAAGAGTTCGTAAGGGTAAGCTGGGAAACTGCTTTAGATCTTCTTGCTAAAAAAATCAAAGAAACTCCAAGAGAAAATATATACAATGGTAGTTATGGTGGTTGGGGGCATGTAGGAAGACTACATAATTCTAATATTGTGGCTGGAAGATTTTTTAATACTGTTTTAGGAGGAGCAGTTGGTACTGACGGAGAATATAGCAATGGTGCTGCTGGGCGTGTTAACCCTGGAGTGGTTGGAGACATGGAAGTTTATTCTCTACAAACTACCCACGAAGAAATGATTGCAAATTGCAAAGTTTATGTAATGTGGGGGACAGATCTTTTTAAATGTAATCGTATTGATTATGTCGTCCCCAATCATATAAATGATACTTACTACCCTAAATATAAAAAATCTGGTATGAAATTTATTTCTATTGATCCTATTTACACAGAAACCGCGCAAATGTTTGATGCTGAATGGATTAAAATTCGACCAAATACCGATGTTGCACTTATGCTTGGTATGATGTATCATCTCTATCGTACAAAAAAATACGATAAAGGTTTTATTACAAAATATACTCACGGATTTGAAAAGTTTCTTCCTTATTTACTTGGTAAAACTGATAAAACCCCAAAAACTCCCGAATGGGCAGAAAAAATCACAGAAGTACCTGCCAAAAAAATTAAAGAATTGGCAGAGCTTTTTGTATCCACACGAACTTTCTTAGCCGGAAACTGGGCAATGCAAAGAGCACATCATGGTGAACAAGCAGACTGGGCATTAATCGCATTAGCAAGCATGATCGGTCAAATTGGATTACCTGGTGGTGGCTTTGGGTTCTCTATGCACTATGCAGGTGGCGGGCAAGCAAACTCAGGATACAGAACAACCCCAGGTCTTGCACAAGGGAGAAATCGTGTAAAATATACAATTCCTGCTTCGAGAGTCTCAGAAGCAATCCTTAATCCAGGAAAAGAAGTAGATTTTAAAGGAAAAAAAATTACTTATCCAAAAATTGATATGGTTTATGTATGTGGTGCATCACTCATAGGACACCATCCCGATACAAATGAACTTATTAAAGCCTTGAGAAGTGTTGATACTGTTGTTATCCATGAACCATGGTGGACACCATCAGCAAAAATGGCTGATATTGTATTACCTTCTACAACTACCCTAGAAAGAGATGATATTAGTTCTGGTGGTTCATATTCTAGAAATGTAATTTATGCGATGAAAAAAGTTATTGAACCTTATTTTGAATCAAAAGATGATTTTGAAATATTCAGACTTTTAGCACAAAAAATTGGGGGTGATCAACTAGCAAAAAGATATAGTGGCGGAAAAACCTACCTACAATGGATTCAAAGTTTCTATGAAAAAAGTGATGGTCCATCATTTAAAGAATTTGACCAATTCTGGAAAGATGGTTATGTGGAATTTGATATTCCAAAAGATGCTTATACATATGTAAGACATTCAGATTTTAGAAAAGATCCTATAAACAATAAACTTGCTACTGAAAGTGGAAAGATTCAAATTTTTTCAGAAAAGTTCGAATCCTACAACCTTCCAGATTTCAAAGGACATATCATTTGGTTTGAACCTGCAGAATGGTTAGGTAGTAAAGATACAAAAAAATTCCCCTTTCACCTACTATCTCCGCATCCACGATATAGGGTGCATTCTCAGCTTGACAATACTTGGATTAGAGATATTTACAAAATCCAGGGTAGAGAACCAGTTATGATCAATACTAATGATGCAAAAAAACTTAATATTAAACATGGTGAAATAGTAGAAGTTTATAATGAACGCGGAAGAATCCTAGCAGGTGCCTATGTAACAGATAATATTAGAGAAAATGTAGTGGCAATTCAAGAGGGTGCTTGGTATGATCCTGAAAATCCAACAGAAGAAAATCCACGCTGTAACTCAGGACATGTAAATGTCCTTACTTCCTCGCGACCTACAAGCAAAATGGCACAAGCAACTTCTGTTAATACCACACTTGTAAATATCAAAAAACTTGAAAATGAAGTTATCAAACCTTATAAATCAATCTTACCACCAAGCATTATAGGAGCTTAA
- a CDS encoding iron-sulfur cluster assembly scaffold protein, giving the protein MAKNDLIGGALWDAYSKKVSERMDNPTHLGVLTQKDADEKNAKLIVADYGAESCGDAVRLYWLVDENDVIIDAKFKSFGCGTAIASSDMMVELCLGKKVQDAVKITNLDVEHALRDDPDTPAVPGQKMHCSVMAYDVIKKAAGLYLGKNAEDFEDEIIVCECARVSLSTIKEVIRLNDLKTVEEITQYTKAGAFCKSCIKPGGHEKRDYYLVDILADVRAQIESEKLKENISKENNGELSFADMTMVQKIKAVDKAIDENIRPMLMMDGGDMEILDIKNSSDGYIDIYIRYMGACNGCASASTGTLFAIEGVLQEKLDPKIRVLPI; this is encoded by the coding sequence ATGGCAAAAAATGATTTAATTGGTGGTGCTCTCTGGGATGCATATTCAAAAAAAGTTAGCGAGAGAATGGATAATCCTACTCATCTTGGTGTTTTAACACAAAAAGATGCTGATGAAAAAAATGCAAAACTAATTGTTGCAGATTATGGCGCAGAATCTTGTGGCGATGCTGTACGACTTTATTGGCTAGTAGATGAAAATGATGTAATTATTGATGCAAAATTTAAAAGTTTTGGTTGTGGCACAGCAATTGCAAGTAGTGATATGATGGTAGAACTCTGCTTAGGAAAAAAAGTTCAAGATGCGGTAAAAATTACAAATCTTGATGTAGAACATGCACTAAGAGATGATCCAGATACTCCTGCTGTCCCTGGTCAAAAAATGCACTGTTCTGTAATGGCTTATGATGTTATCAAAAAAGCTGCGGGATTATATCTTGGAAAAAATGCTGAAGATTTTGAAGATGAAATTATTGTATGTGAGTGTGCTAGAGTAAGTCTTTCTACAATTAAGGAAGTCATTCGTCTCAATGATCTAAAAACTGTTGAAGAAATCACTCAATACACCAAAGCAGGTGCATTTTGCAAAAGTTGCATTAAACCAGGTGGTCATGAAAAGCGTGATTACTATCTTGTAGATATCCTAGCAGATGTTAGAGCACAAATAGAATCAGAAAAATTAAAAGAAAATATTTCTAAAGAAAATAATGGGGAATTAAGTTTTGCTGACATGACAATGGTGCAAAAAATCAAAGCTGTAGATAAGGCTATTGATGAAAATATTCGTCCTATGCTCATGATGGATGGTGGGGATATGGAAATTTTAGATATCAAAAATAGTAGTGATGGATATATTGATATTTATATCCGATATATGGGTGCTTGCAATGGTTGTGCTAGTGCTTCAACAGGTACTCTTTTTGCTATTGAAGGTGTATTACAAGAAAAACTTGATCCAAAAATACGCGTTTTACCTATCTAA